One Methanomassiliicoccales archaeon genomic region harbors:
- a CDS encoding flippase, with protein MIGRKSLLIVISRFASAGLAFIGLYFMTRYYTADVYGSIAWTLSFINTFNSITDLGFNAAHIKRISEGKNINECLSTFLVVKSVLISIMILVILLAMIIWSFISETRFSNTQFELILLFLLYVVFYDLASIATATFDARVETAKTQLSVIADPLVRIPLIAIISINKLDVNYLAYAYVLGGLAVAVISLFILSRGKYTFQQPGLFWSYLKFAFPIAMISIFSAISVNADKLLIGMFWTNSEVGFYSASQSTLNLFSVIGTAVSTITFPTFSSLHRKGNLWEVREKTRMAERYISMIATPIVVVVCMFPTEIALILFAEKFVSASGPLRFLSISMYLGLLNGVYASQINAVDRPDITAKLVLASLITNITLLLILVPSQIGDIRMLGLGATGAAVANACATGGVLVGTRFVVKKLTGTRSNLRILLHITGGAILGAVLYGISFLWKLQRWYDLVGYGLVAFCIFSFILFGLGELRREDIKYFRDLINPKEMKDYIKSEFRKR; from the coding sequence TTGATCGGTCGCAAGTCTCTTTTGATAGTAATATCTCGCTTCGCTTCAGCCGGGCTGGCATTTATCGGCCTGTACTTTATGACAAGGTATTACACTGCCGATGTCTATGGTAGTATTGCTTGGACACTTTCATTCATTAATACTTTTAATTCTATAACGGATCTTGGTTTCAACGCTGCACATATCAAACGCATCTCGGAAGGCAAGAACATAAATGAGTGCCTCAGCACCTTCCTTGTCGTAAAAAGCGTGTTGATCAGTATAATGATACTCGTCATTCTCCTGGCAATGATTATTTGGTCCTTTATTTCAGAGACAAGATTTTCTAATACACAATTTGAGCTCATTCTCCTATTTCTGCTATATGTGGTTTTCTACGATCTGGCATCGATAGCAACGGCTACTTTCGACGCACGCGTCGAGACTGCAAAGACCCAATTATCTGTGATTGCAGACCCCCTTGTTAGAATACCGCTCATAGCGATCATATCGATAAACAAACTCGATGTTAATTACCTCGCGTATGCATACGTGCTTGGTGGACTAGCCGTTGCGGTGATCAGTCTTTTTATACTTTCACGTGGGAAATACACGTTTCAGCAACCAGGACTCTTTTGGTCATATCTAAAATTCGCATTCCCAATAGCAATGATATCCATATTTAGTGCAATATCTGTCAACGCCGATAAGCTATTGATTGGTATGTTTTGGACAAATTCAGAGGTGGGATTTTATTCGGCTAGCCAGTCCACTCTGAACTTATTCAGCGTTATAGGCACAGCCGTTTCTACAATAACGTTCCCGACATTTTCGAGCCTGCATCGAAAGGGAAATCTGTGGGAAGTAAGGGAAAAGACGAGGATGGCAGAGAGGTATATTTCAATGATAGCAACCCCCATAGTTGTCGTCGTATGCATGTTTCCAACGGAAATCGCCCTTATCCTTTTTGCCGAGAAGTTTGTAAGCGCCAGCGGTCCGCTGAGATTCCTTTCCATCTCAATGTATCTAGGACTCTTAAATGGGGTTTACGCAAGTCAGATAAATGCTGTTGATCGGCCAGATATTACCGCAAAACTCGTACTTGCGTCCTTAATAACGAATATCACGCTTCTTCTCATTCTTGTCCCCTCGCAGATTGGCGACATAAGAATGTTAGGTCTTGGTGCGACGGGTGCCGCAGTAGCGAACGCATGTGCAACTGGTGGGGTGCTTGTCGGTACTAGATTTGTCGTAAAGAAATTGACTGGTACGCGCTCGAACCTTCGGATTTTACTGCACATTACTGGAGGTGCAATACTAGGCGCTGTACTTTATGGTATAAGCTTCTTGTGGAAATTACAGCGATGGTACGATCTTGTAGGATACGGTCTCGTCGCCTTTTGCATTTTCTCCTTCATCCTCTTTGGACTGGGTGAATTAAGGCGAGAGGATATCAAATATTTCCGAGATCTCATCAACCCAAAAGAGATGAAAGACTACATCAAATCAGAATTTCGTAAGCGATGA